A region from the Lutra lutra chromosome 1, mLutLut1.2, whole genome shotgun sequence genome encodes:
- the RDH8 gene encoding retinol dehydrogenase 8 isoform X1: MADAPRTVLISGCSSGIGLELAVQLAHDHRQRYQVVATMRDLGKKETLEAAAGEALGQTLTVAQLDVCSDESVAQCLSGIQGGEVDVLVNNAGVGLVGPLEGLSLAAMQNVFDTNFFGAVRLVRAVLPGMKRRRKGHIVVVSSVMGLQGVVFNEVYAASKFSLEGFFESLAVQLLQFNIFITLVEPGPVVTNFEGKLLEQVSTAEFPDTDPDTLHYFRDFYLPASRELFHSVGQSPQDVAQVIVKVISSTRPPLRRQTNARYTPLIALKTVDPSGSLYVRTTHCLLFRWTRLLNIGLRCLACGCLRFRIWPRNI, translated from the exons ATGGCCGACGCACCCCGGACTGTACTGATCTCAGGCTGCTCCTCGGGAATTGGGCTGGAGCTTGCAGTGCAGCTGGCTCATGACCACAGGCAGCGCTACCAAG TGGTGGCCACCATGAGGGACCTGGGAAAGAAGGAGACACTGGAGGCAGCTGCTGGGGAAGCTCTGGGGCAGACCCTCACCGTGGCCCAGCTGGACGTGTGCAGTGACGAGTCAGTGGCCCAGTGCCTCAGCGGCATCCAAGGAGGGGAAGTGGATGTGCTGG TGAATAATGCTGGAGTGGGCCTGGTGGGGCCCCTGGAGGGGCTCAGCCTAGCTGCCATGCAGAACGTCTTTGATACCAACTTTTTCGGGGCTGTCCGTCTGGTCAGAGCTGTCCTTCCTGGCATGAAGAGAAGGCGAAAGGGCCACATTGTGGTGGTCAGCAGTGTCATGGGACTGCAGG GTGTGGTGTTCAATGAAGTCTATGCAGCCTCCAAGTTTTCCCTGGAGGGATTCTTCGAAAGTCTGGCTGTCCAGCTGCTGCAGTTCAACATCTT CATCACCCTGGTGGAACCTGGCCCAGTGGTCACTAACTTTGAGGGGAAGCTCCTGGAGCAGGTTTCCACAGCCGAGTTCCCAGACACTGACCCTGACACCTTGCACTACTTCCGGGATTTCTacctccctgcctccagggagCTCTTTCACTCTGTAGGACAGAGCCCACAGGATGTAGCCCAG GTCATTGTCAAAGTCATCAGCTCCACCAGACCACCCCTGCGCCGACAGACCAACGCCCGCTACACCCCACTGATTGCGCTCAAGACTGTAGACCCCTCAGGCAGCCTGTATGTACGCACTACCCACTGCCTGCTCTTCCGCTGGACACGCCTTCTCAACATTGGCCTTCGATGTCTGGCCTGTGGCTGCCTCCGCTTCCGAATATGGCCCCG GAATATATGA
- the RDH8 gene encoding retinol dehydrogenase 8 isoform X3: protein MADAPRTVLISGCSSGIGLELAVQLAHDHRQRYQVVATMRDLGKKETLEAAAGEALGQTLTVAQLDVCSDESVAQCLSGIQGGEVDVLGVVFNEVYAASKFSLEGFFESLAVQLLQFNIFITLVEPGPVVTNFEGKLLEQVSTAEFPDTDPDTLHYFRDFYLPASRELFHSVGQSPQDVAQVIVKVISSTRPPLRRQTNARYTPLIALKTVDPSGSLYVRTTHCLLFRWTRLLNIGLRCLACGCLRFRIWPRNI from the exons ATGGCCGACGCACCCCGGACTGTACTGATCTCAGGCTGCTCCTCGGGAATTGGGCTGGAGCTTGCAGTGCAGCTGGCTCATGACCACAGGCAGCGCTACCAAG TGGTGGCCACCATGAGGGACCTGGGAAAGAAGGAGACACTGGAGGCAGCTGCTGGGGAAGCTCTGGGGCAGACCCTCACCGTGGCCCAGCTGGACGTGTGCAGTGACGAGTCAGTGGCCCAGTGCCTCAGCGGCATCCAAGGAGGGGAAGTGGATGTGCTGG GTGTGGTGTTCAATGAAGTCTATGCAGCCTCCAAGTTTTCCCTGGAGGGATTCTTCGAAAGTCTGGCTGTCCAGCTGCTGCAGTTCAACATCTT CATCACCCTGGTGGAACCTGGCCCAGTGGTCACTAACTTTGAGGGGAAGCTCCTGGAGCAGGTTTCCACAGCCGAGTTCCCAGACACTGACCCTGACACCTTGCACTACTTCCGGGATTTCTacctccctgcctccagggagCTCTTTCACTCTGTAGGACAGAGCCCACAGGATGTAGCCCAG GTCATTGTCAAAGTCATCAGCTCCACCAGACCACCCCTGCGCCGACAGACCAACGCCCGCTACACCCCACTGATTGCGCTCAAGACTGTAGACCCCTCAGGCAGCCTGTATGTACGCACTACCCACTGCCTGCTCTTCCGCTGGACACGCCTTCTCAACATTGGCCTTCGATGTCTGGCCTGTGGCTGCCTCCGCTTCCGAATATGGCCCCG GAATATATGA
- the RDH8 gene encoding retinol dehydrogenase 8 isoform X2 — protein MADAPRTVLISGCSSGIGLELAVQLAHDHRQRYQVVATMRDLGKKETLEAAAGEALGQTLTVAQLDVCSDESVAQCLSGIQGGEVDVLVNNAGVGLVGPLEGLSLAAMQNVFDTNFFGAVRLVRAVLPGMKRRRKGHIVVVSSVMGLQGVVFNEVYAASKFSLEGFFESLAVQLLQFNIFITLVEPGPVVTNFEGKLLEQVSTAEFPDTDPDTLHYFRDFYLPASRELFHSVGQSPQDVAQVIVKVISSTRPPLRRQTNARYTPLIALKTVDPSGSLYVRTTHCLLFRWTRLLNIGLRCLACGCLRFRIWPR, from the exons ATGGCCGACGCACCCCGGACTGTACTGATCTCAGGCTGCTCCTCGGGAATTGGGCTGGAGCTTGCAGTGCAGCTGGCTCATGACCACAGGCAGCGCTACCAAG TGGTGGCCACCATGAGGGACCTGGGAAAGAAGGAGACACTGGAGGCAGCTGCTGGGGAAGCTCTGGGGCAGACCCTCACCGTGGCCCAGCTGGACGTGTGCAGTGACGAGTCAGTGGCCCAGTGCCTCAGCGGCATCCAAGGAGGGGAAGTGGATGTGCTGG TGAATAATGCTGGAGTGGGCCTGGTGGGGCCCCTGGAGGGGCTCAGCCTAGCTGCCATGCAGAACGTCTTTGATACCAACTTTTTCGGGGCTGTCCGTCTGGTCAGAGCTGTCCTTCCTGGCATGAAGAGAAGGCGAAAGGGCCACATTGTGGTGGTCAGCAGTGTCATGGGACTGCAGG GTGTGGTGTTCAATGAAGTCTATGCAGCCTCCAAGTTTTCCCTGGAGGGATTCTTCGAAAGTCTGGCTGTCCAGCTGCTGCAGTTCAACATCTT CATCACCCTGGTGGAACCTGGCCCAGTGGTCACTAACTTTGAGGGGAAGCTCCTGGAGCAGGTTTCCACAGCCGAGTTCCCAGACACTGACCCTGACACCTTGCACTACTTCCGGGATTTCTacctccctgcctccagggagCTCTTTCACTCTGTAGGACAGAGCCCACAGGATGTAGCCCAG GTCATTGTCAAAGTCATCAGCTCCACCAGACCACCCCTGCGCCGACAGACCAACGCCCGCTACACCCCACTGATTGCGCTCAAGACTGTAGACCCCTCAGGCAGCCTGTATGTACGCACTACCCACTGCCTGCTCTTCCGCTGGACACGCCTTCTCAACATTGGCCTTCGATGTCTGGCCTGTGGCTGCCTCCGCTTCCGAATATGGCCCCGGTGA